A window of the Deinobacterium chartae genome harbors these coding sequences:
- a CDS encoding DNA alkylation repair protein: MSAGRSGKRVADIGPARLALLNTGAVEATTLTECLAVDFAALMHAALPEIGEDARAAMQHAAGEGISRRMTLAARLIHERYGMAALDELRSHTSDTVRGWACFTIGAAENMTLADRIAAIRPFADDPHFGVREWSWMAVRPHIAADLDNALELLSGWTAEASERLRRFASEATRPRGVWCAHLGPLRRSPEMALPLLEALQADPAPYVQDSVGNWLNDASKDRPAWVQSLCARWSVESPTPATARICKRALRSITRKG; this comes from the coding sequence ATGAGTGCTGGCCGGTCTGGAAAACGCGTCGCGGATATTGGGCCGGCCCGCCTTGCCCTGCTCAATACGGGCGCTGTCGAGGCCACCACGCTGACCGAGTGCCTGGCCGTGGATTTTGCGGCCCTCATGCACGCCGCCCTTCCCGAGATCGGGGAAGATGCCAGGGCAGCGATGCAGCATGCGGCTGGAGAAGGAATTTCCCGCCGCATGACCCTGGCTGCGCGCCTCATCCATGAACGGTACGGCATGGCGGCCTTGGACGAGCTACGCAGCCACACGTCCGACACGGTGCGCGGTTGGGCGTGTTTCACCATCGGCGCGGCCGAGAACATGACTCTTGCCGACCGAATTGCCGCAATCCGCCCCTTTGCCGACGATCCTCATTTTGGAGTGCGGGAATGGTCGTGGATGGCCGTTCGCCCGCATATCGCCGCCGACCTCGACAACGCCCTTGAGCTGCTCAGCGGCTGGACGGCCGAAGCGTCCGAGCGGCTACGGCGCTTCGCCAGCGAAGCGACCCGGCCGCGTGGCGTGTGGTGCGCCCATCTCGGCCCGCTGCGGCGATCGCCTGAAATGGCGCTGCCACTCCTGGAAGCGCTCCAGGCCGATCCTGCCCCCTATGTGCAGGACTCTGTTGGCAACTGGCTGAACGATGCCAGCAAGGACCGGCCCGCTTGGGTGCAGTCGCTGTGCGCCCGCTGGTCCGTCGAAAGCCCCACGCCCGCAACCGCCCGAATCTGCAAACGCGCCCTGCGTTCTATCACCCGCAAAGGCTGA
- a CDS encoding globin, whose protein sequence is MQLQPIEYATLYDRIGAVRLRRLLEDFYARVALNPDIAPLFPEDLSETIDRQEAFMTGFFGGPPLYFERYGHPRLRMRHMRFPIGQTQARAWLACMHAALEASDLEPDLQREVYAALARTAVHMINQPGA, encoded by the coding sequence ATGCAATTGCAGCCGATCGAGTACGCCACCCTGTACGACCGAATCGGAGCCGTCCGGCTGCGGCGGCTCCTCGAGGACTTCTACGCCCGGGTCGCCCTTAACCCCGACATCGCCCCGCTGTTTCCCGAGGACCTCAGCGAGACCATCGACCGGCAAGAAGCCTTCATGACCGGGTTTTTCGGTGGGCCGCCGCTGTACTTCGAGCGCTACGGCCATCCGCGCCTGCGCATGCGGCACATGCGTTTCCCGATCGGCCAGACCCAGGCGCGCGCCTGGCTCGCCTGCATGCACGCCGCCCTCGAGGCGAGCGACCTCGAGCCCGACTTGCAGCGCGAGGTGTACGCCGCCCTGGCCCGTACGGCGGTTCATATGATCAACCAGCCCGGGGCCTAG
- a CDS encoding metallophosphoesterase family protein: protein MRRIPALTVLMALALLATPVFAQSSAPTAGFRAVLLSDFNGPYGSTTYPAALERSMQRILNEWKPDLLISAGDVVAGQKTTLPGQAFAEMWNAFDRAVAAPLRQAGIPYAFAVGNHDASSARGRDGRYTFAREREAASRYWQAHVPDLAFTDRDRFPFAYAFTFRGVFFAFVDASGPQVQDLEWLERTLASRAAREASMRIVVGHLSLYGVSQGRSKPGEVLAQPERFRALLERQGVHTYISGHHAAFYPGRRGALNLLASGGIGGRDYVGHPGTARSSVTVMDFGAGGYRLTSYDAVTGQEIPLSSLPPFLEGYGGRVERMDLR from the coding sequence ATGCGCCGCATCCCTGCACTGACTGTCCTGATGGCCCTGGCCCTGCTCGCCACACCTGTGTTCGCTCAATCGTCCGCGCCCACTGCGGGCTTTCGGGCGGTGCTGCTCTCGGATTTCAACGGTCCTTACGGTTCTACCACCTATCCGGCTGCGTTGGAGCGCAGCATGCAGCGCATCTTAAACGAGTGGAAACCGGACCTGCTGATCTCGGCAGGGGACGTGGTCGCCGGTCAGAAAACCACGTTGCCGGGGCAGGCCTTCGCTGAGATGTGGAACGCCTTTGACCGCGCGGTCGCCGCGCCACTGCGACAGGCGGGCATCCCTTATGCCTTCGCGGTCGGTAACCACGACGCCTCGTCGGCCCGCGGGCGCGACGGTCGCTACACCTTTGCCCGCGAGCGCGAGGCCGCCTCGAGGTACTGGCAGGCGCACGTTCCCGACCTCGCCTTCACCGACCGCGACCGTTTTCCCTTCGCCTATGCCTTTACCTTTCGGGGCGTATTTTTTGCTTTTGTTGACGCTTCGGGCCCGCAGGTGCAGGACCTCGAGTGGCTCGAGCGCACGCTGGCCTCGAGGGCGGCGCGCGAGGCCAGCATGCGGATCGTGGTCGGGCACCTGTCCCTTTACGGCGTTTCTCAGGGGCGCTCGAAGCCCGGCGAGGTGCTGGCCCAACCCGAACGTTTCCGGGCGCTGCTCGAGCGCCAGGGCGTTCATACCTACATCAGCGGCCATCACGCCGCCTTTTATCCGGGCCGCCGGGGGGCTTTGAACCTGCTCGCCTCCGGAGGCATCGGCGGGCGCGACTACGTGGGGCACCCGGGCACCGCCCGCTCCAGTGTGACCGTGATGGATTTTGGGGCGGGGGGGTACCGCCTGACCAGCTACGACGCCGTGACCGGACAGGAAATTCCCTTGAGCAGCCTGCCCCCGTTCCTCGAGGGGTACGGGGGCAGGGTAGAGCGCATGGACCTGCGCTGA
- the guaA gene encoding glutamine-hydrolyzing GMP synthase: protein MSIVILDFGSQFTRLIARRFRELGAYSVILPGTTPMERILEQNPLGVVLSGGPSSVYDEGAPHPDPRLLESDLPILGVCYGMQFLAQQAGGTVERVGKREYGKAELTRYGGRLFQGVSGEFVAWMSHSDSVTSLPGGYEVVAATEDTPVAAIENVERRRFGMQFHPEVVHTPKGIRLLENFLEVCGAARDWTPQHIVDELIESVRAQVGSGRVLLAISGGVDSSTLGLLLARAIGEQLTAVFIDHGLLRLGEREQVESALRPLGVNLVTVDASEQFLSALAGVSDPEQKRKIIGREFIRAFDREAEKYGPFEFLAQGTLYPDVIESAGGEGAANIKSHHNVGGLPEDLQYKLVEPFRYLFKDEVREVAALLGLPEAIRMRHPFPGPGLAIRILGEVTREKLDILQRVDDLFISGLREFGLYDQVWQALAVLTPIQSVGVMGDYRTYGYTAALRAVTSIDGMTAEFARLPYEFLETVSNRIVNQVHEINRVVYDVTSKPPATIEWE, encoded by the coding sequence TTGAGCATCGTCATTCTGGATTTCGGCAGCCAGTTCACCCGCCTGATCGCCCGGCGGTTTCGAGAGCTAGGGGCGTACAGCGTGATCCTGCCCGGCACCACGCCGATGGAGCGGATCCTCGAGCAGAACCCACTCGGCGTGGTGCTCTCGGGCGGACCCAGCAGCGTTTACGACGAGGGCGCGCCGCACCCCGACCCGCGCCTGCTCGAGAGCGACCTGCCCATCTTGGGCGTGTGCTACGGCATGCAGTTCCTGGCGCAGCAGGCCGGGGGTACGGTCGAGCGCGTGGGTAAGCGCGAGTACGGCAAGGCCGAGCTGACCCGCTACGGCGGACGGCTGTTTCAGGGCGTGAGTGGCGAGTTCGTGGCCTGGATGAGCCACTCGGATTCGGTGACCTCGCTGCCCGGAGGCTACGAGGTCGTGGCCGCGACCGAGGACACCCCGGTCGCGGCCATCGAGAACGTCGAGCGTCGCCGCTTCGGCATGCAGTTTCACCCGGAAGTGGTCCACACCCCCAAGGGCATCCGCCTGCTCGAGAACTTCCTCGAGGTGTGCGGTGCGGCGCGCGACTGGACCCCGCAGCACATCGTGGACGAGCTGATCGAGAGCGTGCGCGCCCAGGTCGGCAGTGGCCGGGTGCTGCTGGCGATCTCGGGCGGCGTGGACTCGTCCACGCTGGGCCTGCTGCTGGCCCGCGCGATCGGTGAGCAACTCACCGCCGTGTTCATTGACCACGGCCTGCTGCGGCTGGGCGAGCGCGAGCAGGTCGAGAGCGCGCTGCGCCCGCTGGGCGTCAACCTGGTGACCGTGGACGCCTCGGAGCAGTTCCTCTCGGCCCTGGCCGGGGTGAGTGATCCGGAGCAGAAGCGCAAGATCATCGGGCGCGAGTTCATCCGCGCGTTTGACCGCGAGGCCGAGAAGTACGGCCCCTTCGAGTTCCTGGCGCAGGGAACGCTGTACCCCGACGTGATCGAGTCGGCGGGCGGCGAGGGTGCGGCGAACATCAAGAGCCACCACAACGTGGGCGGCCTGCCCGAGGACTTGCAGTACAAGCTGGTCGAGCCCTTCCGCTACCTGTTCAAGGACGAGGTGCGCGAGGTCGCGGCCCTGCTGGGCCTGCCCGAGGCGATCCGCATGCGTCATCCGTTCCCGGGACCGGGTCTGGCAATCCGCATTCTGGGCGAGGTGACCCGCGAGAAGCTCGACATCTTGCAGCGGGTGGATGACCTGTTCATTTCGGGTCTGCGCGAGTTCGGCCTGTACGACCAGGTCTGGCAGGCGCTGGCCGTACTTACCCCCATCCAGTCGGTGGGCGTGATGGGCGACTACCGCACCTACGGCTACACCGCCGCGCTGCGCGCGGTCACCTCGATCGACGGCATGACCGCCGAGTTCGCGCGGCTGCCCTACGAGTTCCTCGAGACGGTTTCGAACCGCATCGTGAACCAGGTGCACGAGATCAACCGCGTGGTCTACGACGTTACCAGCAAGCCGCCCGCCACCATCGAGTGGGAGTGA
- a CDS encoding MarR family winged helix-turn-helix transcriptional regulator — translation MTRLEQKHLALLGKAQRLKKPDTDNMRLCFEVLALASAIDRACAARLAPHRLSEGKFVLLFLLSELPEGLAPHELAERAGVTRATITGLLDGLERDGFLSRHEDQADRRKVSVRLTEKGQTMALDRFHEHSQWISSLFAGFDQQEREALERLLLRAWRNVEGLENNRAAVAAGTPL, via the coding sequence ATGACACGGTTAGAACAGAAGCACCTGGCCTTGCTCGGCAAGGCCCAACGCCTAAAAAAGCCGGACACGGACAACATGCGGCTCTGCTTCGAGGTCTTGGCACTGGCCTCGGCCATCGACCGGGCATGCGCTGCGCGCCTCGCGCCGCATCGCCTGTCGGAAGGGAAATTCGTTCTGCTGTTCCTGCTGAGCGAGCTGCCAGAGGGACTTGCGCCGCACGAGCTGGCCGAACGGGCGGGCGTTACGCGCGCCACAATTACCGGCCTGCTCGATGGACTCGAGCGCGACGGCTTCCTTTCCCGCCATGAAGACCAGGCAGACCGGCGCAAGGTATCCGTGCGCCTGACCGAGAAAGGGCAGACCATGGCGCTCGATCGGTTCCACGAGCACAGTCAATGGATCAGCTCCCTGTTCGCAGGATTCGACCAACAGGAGCGCGAGGCTCTTGAACGCCTGTTGCTGCGGGCATGGCGCAACGTGGAGGGTCTGGAGAACAACCGGGCAGCCGTTGCTGCGGGCACTCCCCTATGA
- a CDS encoding helix-turn-helix transcriptional regulator — MTTLRAPEAPPLPAPLGLGDGTKSRLLSLLKSRGQATAQELADALGVSIPATRRHLCDLEGAGMLELSIEKPCGRGRPQHVYRLTARGESTFPKSYATLCVDILRHLEELYGSGSVLAVMSARENKLYEAWAPQVSTLPTLRERLERLTALLCEAGYQARMTERALGNGEVTFYLEQGNCPSLSVAREYRQLCSAELELYARLLGAPVVRETQIAAGAASCLYRVG, encoded by the coding sequence ATGACCACGCTGCGCGCCCCGGAAGCTCCGCCCCTGCCGGCCCCGCTCGGTCTGGGCGACGGAACCAAGTCGCGTCTGCTGTCGCTGCTCAAGTCGCGTGGTCAGGCCACCGCCCAAGAACTTGCCGACGCGCTGGGCGTCTCGATTCCGGCAACCCGGCGTCACCTGTGCGACCTCGAGGGGGCGGGGATGCTCGAACTGTCGATCGAGAAACCCTGTGGGCGCGGACGGCCCCAGCACGTCTACCGCCTGACCGCGCGCGGCGAATCCACCTTCCCCAAGAGCTACGCAACCCTGTGCGTGGACATCTTGCGCCACCTCGAGGAACTGTACGGCAGCGGCTCGGTGCTGGCGGTCATGAGTGCCCGCGAGAACAAGCTGTACGAGGCCTGGGCACCGCAGGTATCCACGCTGCCGACGCTGCGCGAGCGCCTCGAGCGCCTGACCGCGCTGCTGTGCGAGGCGGGCTATCAGGCGCGCATGACCGAACGCGCCCTGGGAAACGGCGAGGTGACGTTCTACCTCGAGCAGGGCAACTGCCCGAGCCTGAGCGTGGCGCGCGAGTACCGTCAGCTGTGCAGCGCCGAGCTGGAGCTGTACGCGCGGCTGCTGGGCGCTCCGGTGGTGCGCGAGACCCAGATCGCCGCCGGTGCCGCGAGCTGCCTGTACCGGGTGGGCTGA
- a CDS encoding 2'-5' RNA ligase family protein, giving the protein MKPRSGLYGLVSWPPEAAARWIEDFQRRHGVVGFGPPHLNLRSPFEWEGDPATLAEKVRAALSGARPVLVRGTGWHRFPTTLFLGIEQTPELYDLHARLMQIGGEAYAGLDHSKYVPHVTVALGVLPWYQQTLWTRALRETPPELNWTVDRLTLTREDSAELIELEEFRFDGDSE; this is encoded by the coding sequence TTGAAGCCGAGGTCCGGGCTGTACGGCCTGGTCAGCTGGCCTCCCGAGGCTGCCGCGCGCTGGATCGAGGACTTCCAGCGCCGCCACGGGGTGGTCGGTTTCGGACCACCGCACCTGAACCTGCGCTCGCCTTTCGAGTGGGAGGGCGACCCGGCAACGCTGGCCGAGAAGGTGCGCGCAGCCCTGAGCGGAGCGCGACCGGTCCTGGTGCGCGGAACCGGCTGGCACCGTTTCCCGACCACGCTGTTTTTGGGCATCGAACAGACCCCGGAACTGTACGACCTGCACGCGCGGCTGATGCAGATCGGCGGCGAGGCGTACGCGGGCCTGGACCACTCCAAGTACGTTCCGCACGTCACGGTGGCGCTGGGAGTGCTGCCGTGGTACCAGCAGACGCTGTGGACGCGCGCCCTGCGCGAGACCCCGCCCGAACTGAACTGGACGGTGGACCGCCTGACCCTGACGCGCGAGGACAGCGCCGAACTGATCGAACTCGAGGAGTTTCGCTTCGACGGCGACTCGGAGTGA
- the hpf gene encoding ribosome hibernation-promoting factor, HPF/YfiA family has protein sequence MNIYQFSGRNVEITEALRNYVSSKLERLDRFNDAITDAKVVMTVRDTRDADRRNRIEVQLNVPGGIIRAEEHNADMYAAADKVVDVLERQLRKFKTKYLSRRTEEALPELDSVGLEEELNTGTPEIVRTKRFDMRPMTPEDAALQMEALGHDFYVFINQDTSQTAVVYRRRDGNYGLIEPNV, from the coding sequence GTGAACATCTACCAGTTTTCCGGACGCAACGTCGAGATCACCGAGGCCCTCCGCAACTACGTGTCGAGCAAGCTCGAGCGCCTGGACCGGTTCAATGATGCGATCACCGATGCCAAGGTGGTGATGACCGTGCGCGATACCCGCGATGCGGACCGCCGCAACCGCATCGAGGTTCAGCTCAACGTGCCCGGCGGGATTATTCGTGCGGAGGAGCACAACGCGGACATGTACGCGGCGGCGGACAAGGTAGTGGACGTCCTCGAGCGCCAGCTGCGCAAGTTCAAGACCAAGTACCTCAGCCGCCGCACCGAAGAGGCGCTGCCCGAACTGGACTCGGTCGGGCTCGAGGAGGAGCTGAACACGGGCACGCCCGAGATCGTGCGCACCAAGAGATTCGACATGCGCCCGATGACGCCCGAGGACGCGGCACTCCAGATGGAGGCACTCGGGCACGACTTTTACGTGTTCATCAACCAGGACACGTCGCAGACGGCGGTGGTGTACCGTCGCCGCGACGGCAACTACGGTCTGATCGAGCCCAACGTCTAG
- a CDS encoding Mrp/NBP35 family ATP-binding protein, whose translation MSPALTQDAVMRALGGVNDPELHRDLVSLGMVGRVEVDGLKVTVRIVLTTPACPLKATIQRDVTAAITALEPGAHVILEWDAMVRAPERPALPGIKHVLVVGSGKGGVGKSSVATNLAVALARAGARVGLMDGDIYGPSVAHMMGEPGGRVRANEERKMLPLERHGVKFLSMANLVPPGQALVWRGPMLHSAIQQFLKDAAWGELDYLIVDLPPGTGDVQLSLSQTVNVTGAVIVTTPQDVALIDAARAIDMFRKNNVPILGLIENMSYFVAPDTGARYDIFGHGGGKAKSAELNLFFLGEVPIDLELRAAGDAGEPVVASHPESASARALRIVAENLAGRVSVQSLSALPMV comes from the coding sequence ATGTCCCCTGCTCTGACCCAAGACGCCGTGATGCGTGCACTCGGCGGCGTCAACGACCCGGAACTGCACCGTGATCTCGTCTCGCTTGGCATGGTTGGCCGAGTGGAGGTAGACGGTCTGAAGGTGACGGTGCGGATCGTGCTCACCACCCCGGCCTGCCCCCTCAAGGCGACCATCCAGCGCGATGTGACCGCCGCGATCACCGCCCTGGAACCCGGCGCTCACGTCATCCTCGAGTGGGACGCGATGGTGCGTGCGCCGGAACGTCCGGCCCTGCCGGGAATCAAGCACGTGCTGGTGGTGGGTTCGGGCAAGGGCGGCGTGGGCAAGTCGTCGGTGGCGACCAACCTGGCCGTGGCCCTGGCGCGTGCCGGAGCCCGGGTGGGACTGATGGACGGCGACATCTACGGTCCGAGTGTCGCCCACATGATGGGCGAACCGGGCGGACGGGTACGTGCCAACGAGGAGCGCAAGATGCTGCCGCTCGAGCGTCACGGGGTAAAGTTCCTGTCGATGGCCAACCTGGTGCCGCCCGGACAGGCGCTGGTGTGGCGCGGTCCCATGCTGCACTCGGCGATTCAGCAGTTTCTCAAGGACGCCGCCTGGGGCGAGCTGGACTACCTGATCGTGGATCTGCCTCCCGGCACCGGCGACGTTCAGCTCTCGCTGTCGCAGACCGTGAACGTAACCGGCGCGGTGATCGTGACCACCCCGCAGGACGTGGCCCTGATCGACGCGGCGCGTGCGATCGACATGTTCCGCAAGAACAACGTGCCCATCTTGGGTCTGATCGAAAACATGAGCTACTTCGTCGCTCCGGACACCGGTGCGCGCTACGACATCTTCGGGCACGGCGGCGGCAAGGCCAAGAGTGCCGAGCTGAACCTGTTCTTCCTGGGCGAAGTTCCCATTGACCTCGAGCTGCGCGCCGCCGGAGACGCGGGCGAGCCGGTGGTCGCCTCTCACCCGGAGAGCGCTTCGGCCCGGGCCCTGCGCATCGTGGCCGAAAACCTCGCGGGACGGGTCAGCGTGCAGAGCCTCAGCGCGCTGCCGATGGTCTGA
- a CDS encoding DUF6616 family protein, whose protein sequence is MTELYSPKPARLALDQNGHRQFFGAIGSGMQAPSSLEVEAVALGATGAATRHAAPQKFCAIRRVPMQ, encoded by the coding sequence CTGACCGAACTCTATTCTCCGAAACCCGCACGGCTGGCACTCGACCAGAACGGCCACCGCCAGTTTTTCGGGGCCATCGGCTCCGGTATGCAGGCCCCGTCGTCCCTCGAGGTGGAGGCAGTGGCCTTGGGCGCAACCGGCGCGGCAACCCGGCATGCTGCACCGCAAAAATTCTGCGCGATCCGGCGTGTCCCGATGCAATAA
- a CDS encoding phosphoenolpyruvate carboxykinase gives MSQVTTRDNLSDIGIHGVTAHFNLPPAALYEHALRLGEGHISAGGPLLVVTSPHTGRSPKDRFIVEDDTTRERVWWGGFNTPISSEVFEHLLAKMQAYLEGKEVFVQDLFAGTDPEYRLPVRMITEMAYHSLFVRNMFVRPTEQELREHAPEFTVINLPGFKADPATDGTRSETFILVNFTRKMILIGGTKYAGENKKGIFGVMNFLLPDRGVMPMHCSANVGKDGDVALFFGLSGTGKTTLSADPERALIGDDEHGWSDRGVFNFEGGCYAKVIHLSAEAEPAIYRTTHTFGTVLENVVMRPDHSIDLNDGSLTENTRSAYPIDQIDNIVPEGYAGHPRNVVFLTADAFGVLPPISRLTREQMMYQFISGYTAKIPGTEQGVVEPSATFSTCFGAPFMPRHPGEYAALLAKRVEETGARVWLVNTGWTGGKYGEGQRMSIRHTRALLRAALSGELDHVEFVTEEFFGLEIPTAVPGVPSEVLNPRGTWADPEAYARTARNLAGMFRENFKRFESGVDPKVTASMPQH, from the coding sequence ATGAGCCAAGTCACTACCCGCGATAACCTCTCGGACATCGGAATTCACGGCGTCACCGCCCATTTCAACCTGCCGCCCGCCGCCCTGTACGAACATGCCCTGCGCCTGGGCGAGGGACATATCTCCGCCGGAGGCCCGCTGCTGGTCGTCACCAGCCCGCACACCGGCCGCAGCCCCAAGGACCGTTTCATCGTCGAGGACGACACCACCCGCGAGCGCGTGTGGTGGGGAGGTTTCAACACGCCCATTTCCAGCGAGGTGTTCGAGCACCTGCTCGCCAAGATGCAGGCCTACCTCGAGGGCAAGGAAGTGTTCGTGCAGGACCTGTTCGCCGGGACCGACCCCGAGTACCGCCTGCCGGTGCGCATGATCACCGAGATGGCCTACCACAGCCTGTTCGTGCGCAACATGTTCGTGCGCCCGACCGAACAGGAGCTGCGCGAGCATGCCCCGGAGTTTACGGTGATCAACCTGCCGGGCTTCAAGGCTGACCCTGCCACCGACGGTACGCGCAGCGAGACCTTCATCCTGGTCAATTTCACCCGCAAGATGATCCTGATCGGCGGCACCAAGTACGCCGGCGAGAACAAGAAGGGCATTTTCGGGGTCATGAACTTCCTGCTGCCCGACAGGGGCGTGATGCCCATGCACTGCTCGGCCAACGTGGGCAAAGACGGCGATGTAGCGCTGTTTTTCGGTCTCTCGGGCACCGGCAAGACCACCCTGTCGGCCGATCCCGAGCGCGCCCTGATCGGCGACGACGAACACGGCTGGAGCGACCGTGGCGTATTCAACTTCGAGGGCGGCTGCTACGCCAAGGTCATCCACCTCTCCGCCGAGGCCGAGCCGGCCATCTACCGCACCACCCATACCTTCGGGACCGTCCTCGAGAACGTGGTGATGCGCCCGGACCACAGCATCGACCTCAACGACGGCAGCCTCACCGAGAACACCCGCTCGGCCTACCCGATCGACCAGATCGATAACATCGTCCCTGAAGGTTACGCCGGGCATCCCAGAAACGTGGTCTTCCTGACCGCGGACGCCTTCGGCGTGCTGCCGCCCATCTCGCGCCTGACTCGCGAGCAGATGATGTACCAGTTCATCAGCGGTTACACCGCCAAGATTCCCGGAACCGAGCAGGGCGTGGTCGAACCGAGTGCGACCTTCTCCACCTGCTTCGGTGCGCCCTTCATGCCGCGCCACCCCGGCGAGTACGCCGCCTTGCTGGCCAAGCGGGTCGAGGAGACCGGGGCGCGGGTGTGGCTGGTCAACACCGGCTGGACCGGCGGCAAGTACGGCGAGGGTCAGCGCATGAGCATCCGCCACACCCGCGCCCTGCTGCGGGCTGCCCTGAGCGGCGAGCTCGACCACGTGGAGTTCGTGACCGAGGAGTTCTTCGGCCTCGAGATTCCCACCGCAGTCCCCGGGGTGCCCAGCGAGGTCCTCAATCCCCGGGGCACCTGGGCCGACCCCGAAGCTTACGCCCGGACTGCCCGCAACCTGGCCGGCATGTTCCGCGAGAACTTCAAGCGTTTCGAGAGCGGCGTGGACCCGAAGGTGACCGCCTCGATGCCGCAGCACTGA